A single region of the Desulfurellaceae bacterium genome encodes:
- a CDS encoding CDP-alcohol phosphatidyltransferase family protein, protein MAKATSGLQTTIWILTDPDQPELKIWGISGAERLRRVLVAAGIRADRIGGGPLAALQVQGGEVLIVRADYVFDERLIRALLDSPAAHNSVLFVPGSPQRAVAARVEARNREAALALLSGAETFQDNDSQAGLRGLAPGELVPAYNPALRKSAVPYVLPIQPQRLREIEAHLFRASYKGITDAVTKWVWPRPAQAVVRILARAGVRPNAVTGLSWLLVIGATWLFSLGAFGLGLLAAWLMTFLDTVDGKLARLSLTTSKLGHVLDHGLDLIHPPFWYLAWAAGLPGSAVWLGPALVITLLGYVLGRLLEGVFLLLFKMEIHSWRPIDAWFRTITARRNPNLILLSVASLGGRPDWGLVAVAVWTLCSLAFHSVRLLQACGQRWRGQPLQTWQESEPVG, encoded by the coding sequence ATGGCCAAGGCGACGAGTGGGCTGCAAACCACCATCTGGATACTCACCGATCCGGACCAACCCGAGCTCAAAATCTGGGGCATCTCGGGCGCAGAGCGTCTGCGGCGGGTGCTGGTGGCGGCCGGCATCCGGGCCGACCGGATCGGCGGCGGTCCGCTGGCCGCGCTTCAGGTGCAGGGCGGGGAGGTGCTTATCGTGCGGGCCGATTACGTGTTTGACGAACGTCTGATCCGCGCCCTGCTCGACTCACCCGCCGCCCACAACAGCGTCCTGTTCGTCCCGGGCAGCCCGCAGCGAGCCGTTGCCGCCCGGGTCGAGGCCCGAAACCGTGAGGCTGCCCTGGCCCTCTTGTCGGGCGCCGAAACCTTCCAGGATAACGATTCCCAGGCTGGTTTGCGTGGCCTTGCCCCGGGCGAGCTGGTGCCGGCCTACAACCCCGCCCTCCGAAAATCCGCCGTCCCCTATGTGCTGCCCATTCAGCCGCAGCGGCTCCGCGAGATCGAAGCCCATCTCTTCCGGGCCTCCTACAAGGGCATTACCGATGCGGTCACCAAGTGGGTCTGGCCTCGCCCGGCCCAGGCCGTTGTGCGTATCCTGGCCCGGGCCGGCGTGCGGCCGAACGCGGTCACCGGCCTGAGTTGGCTGCTGGTGATTGGGGCCACGTGGCTGTTCAGCCTTGGTGCTTTTGGCCTCGGCCTGCTGGCGGCGTGGCTGATGACCTTTCTGGATACGGTCGATGGCAAGCTGGCGCGGCTCAGCCTTACCACGAGCAAACTCGGCCATGTCCTCGACCACGGGCTCGATCTGATCCACCCGCCTTTCTGGTACCTGGCCTGGGCTGCGGGGCTGCCCGGCAGCGCGGTCTGGTTGGGGCCGGCGCTCGTCATTACCCTGCTTGGGTACGTGTTGGGACGTCTGCTTGAGGGCGTTTTTCTGCTGCTGTTCAAGATGGAAATACACAGCTGGCGGCCGATTGACGCCTGGTTTCGGACGATCACGGCCCGCCGCAATCCGAATCTCATCCTGCTGTCCGTGGCCAGCCTGGGTGGCCGACCGGACTGGGGTTTGGTGGCGGTGGCGGTGTGGACGCTGTGTTCGCTCGCCTTTCATAGTGTGCGTTTGCTGCAAGCGTGCGGCCAACGCTGGCGTGGTCAGCCCCTCCAGACCTGGCAGGAATCGGAGCCCGTGGGCTGA